The following are from one region of the Eubacterium sp. MSJ-33 genome:
- a CDS encoding CpXC domain-containing protein — MSLKNTQKIKCPDCGTEGEFTIWQSINTKLNPQAKEDLLSGKLFAYTCPKCKKVHYINYRLLYHQMEKQLMIYYAISKEDEKEILDTFAKMENGDMLPGMERTDYTLRVVHSQNQLREKAYIFDMGLDDRVVEIMKVMTVAHLSQTNPDLEVGDIFLEITKGKPERFVIRLKNGVLGNSPFTQKVYDAVKEEYIDSKGDGKRDYIVDMNWAVECLKNK, encoded by the coding sequence ATGTCCTTAAAAAACACGCAGAAAATCAAATGCCCGGATTGTGGCACAGAAGGCGAATTTACAATATGGCAGAGCATCAATACGAAATTAAACCCACAGGCAAAGGAGGATCTTTTGTCTGGCAAGTTATTCGCGTATACCTGCCCGAAATGCAAGAAAGTCCATTATATTAATTATAGACTTTTGTATCATCAGATGGAGAAGCAGCTGATGATTTATTATGCAATCTCGAAGGAAGATGAGAAGGAGATTTTAGACACATTTGCCAAGATGGAGAATGGTGACATGCTTCCGGGCATGGAGCGTACGGACTATACATTACGAGTAGTTCATTCTCAGAATCAGCTCCGGGAGAAAGCGTATATCTTCGATATGGGACTCGATGACCGCGTCGTTGAGATCATGAAGGTTATGACGGTGGCGCATTTGTCGCAGACGAATCCGGATCTGGAGGTTGGAGATATATTCTTAGAGATCACCAAGGGAAAGCCGGAACGATTTGTGATCCGGTTGAAGAATGGCGTATTGGGCAACAGCCCATTTACCCAGAAGGTGTATGATGCAGTCAAGGAGGAGTACATTGATTCCAAGGGCGATGGCAAGCGGGATTATATCGTTGATATGAATTGGGCAGTTGAATGCTTGAAGAATAAATAA
- a CDS encoding abortive infection system antitoxin AbiGi family protein, which produces MGEKVDLALANPDDVQSANALFNFVGRLDYLVESLEKKALVPRYCEEDIGYLKLHFNGKAIEKIHVLQKCFCDIPLHNITRAFPIEIIEQDDKELSDNQREQIRTKNTHVSLYGSYGIAFTKQWCIDNNLQPIQYINEKSAMIKQFRQSFECVLDKEDIDDIIADELLNKLAYIKPLYGTMRREIDAQEVRIRKNFHDECEWRYIPDQKQLEISKVDVILFDEELQNKGWQISRNLMKENYSELWLKFNYEDIKYLFVPDDYNRNLLIEKIMGLPEENFVGEKDDMITLKKLILVSKIFVIEDIQKDW; this is translated from the coding sequence ATGGGCGAAAAAGTTGACTTAGCACTTGCAAATCCTGATGATGTACAAAGTGCAAATGCATTATTCAATTTTGTTGGAAGATTAGATTATTTAGTGGAATCCCTAGAGAAAAAAGCATTGGTTCCAAGATATTGCGAAGAAGATATTGGTTATTTAAAATTACATTTTAACGGAAAAGCAATTGAGAAAATTCATGTTTTACAAAAGTGCTTTTGTGATATTCCATTACATAATATTACAAGAGCTTTCCCTATTGAGATTATTGAACAAGATGATAAGGAACTAAGTGATAATCAAAGGGAACAAATAAGAACTAAAAATACACATGTATCATTGTATGGTAGTTATGGAATTGCATTTACAAAGCAGTGGTGTATTGACAATAATTTGCAACCGATTCAATATATAAATGAAAAGTCGGCTATGATAAAGCAGTTTAGACAGTCTTTTGAATGCGTATTGGACAAGGAAGATATAGATGACATTATTGCGGATGAGTTATTGAATAAACTTGCATATATTAAGCCGCTATATGGAACGATGAGAAGAGAAATAGATGCACAAGAAGTACGAATTAGAAAAAATTTTCATGATGAATGTGAGTGGAGATATATACCAGATCAGAAACAGTTAGAGATTAGCAAGGTGGATGTTATTTTATTTGATGAAGAATTACAAAATAAAGGCTGGCAGATAAGTAGAAATTTGATGAAAGAAAATTATTCGGAATTATGGTTAAAATTCAATTATGAAGATATTAAATATTTATTTGTTCCGGACGATTATAATAGAAATTTACTTATAGAAAAAATAATGGGGTTACCAGAAGAAAATTTTGTTGGAGAAAAGGATGATATGATAACTTTAAAAAAATTAATTCTGGTTAGCAAGATTTTCGTAATAGAAGATATTCAGAAGGATTGGTAA
- a CDS encoding Hsp20/alpha crystallin family protein, with the protein MFTPSIFGENLFDDWMDDFEKEFDKELRPAKNPLYGKHAKNMMKTDVRETDDSYEVDIDLPGFKKDEVNAQLHDGYITISAAKGLDKDEKDKKTGKYIRRERYAGSMMRSFYVGDDIKQEDIHAKFENGILQLSIPKKEAKAIAQNNYIAIE; encoded by the coding sequence ATGTTTACACCTAGTATTTTTGGAGAAAATTTGTTTGACGATTGGATGGACGATTTTGAGAAGGAGTTTGACAAGGAACTCCGGCCAGCGAAGAATCCGCTTTATGGTAAGCATGCGAAGAACATGATGAAGACAGATGTCCGTGAGACAGATGATTCCTATGAAGTTGATATTGACTTACCTGGATTCAAGAAAGACGAAGTCAATGCACAGCTGCATGATGGATACATTACGATATCCGCTGCGAAGGGTCTGGATAAGGACGAGAAGGATAAGAAGACCGGTAAGTATATCCGCCGTGAACGTTATGCAGGCAGCATGATGAGAAGCTTTTATGTTGGTGATGATATTAAGCAGGAAGACATTCATGCAAAGTTTGAAAATGGTATCCTGCAGTTGTCAATTCCGAAGAAAGAAGCAAAAGCCATTGCGCAGAATAACTACATTGCCATTGAATAA
- a CDS encoding GH36-type glycosyl hydrolase domain-containing protein, which yields MQFGYFDNENREYVITNPKTPAPWANYLGSPEYGALISNNAGGYSFAKSGANGRILRYVFNNFDQPGRYIYIRDNESKDYWSASWQPVGKSLDVYKSECHHGISYTKIMADYSDIHTEALYYVPLNKTYEVWNLKVTNNGSVKRNLTLTGYAEFTNNSNYEQDQVNLQYSLFISRTSFVENRIRQTVHGNLDVLGAGETVDDKRPTDRIFGLAGADVSSYCGDKEVFIGRCNGYGNPDGVVNGDLGNALSYNENSCGALSTVVELMPGETKNIAFILGLKENDEAEAIMNSYTDPADVCEKELAELKTYWGEKFSHFQVQTPSKEFDSMINTWHAYNCFMTFIWSRAASFIYCGLRNGYGYRDTVQDIQGIIHLAPEMAVDKIRFMLSAQVDNGGGLPLVKFTHNAGHEDTPDDASYVKETGHPAYRADDALWLFPTIYKYVTETGNLAFMDEVIPYANKDEGTVYDHLKRAIDFSMKHLGRHGMPAGLYADWNDCLRLGKDGESSFVALQFYYAMTILRKFAEYKNDSEYISYLDKSQKDLWNVIQDLCWNEDRFIRGFTEKGEVIGQRTDPEANMWLNPQSWAVISGFASKEQAETAMENVHKQLNTAFGAVLMDPPYHAHAFDGALAVIYNQGVKENAGIFSQSQGWLILAEALLGHGNRAFEYYMENSPAAQNDKAEVRKLEPYCYGQFTEGKASPHFGRSHVHWLTGTASTVMVGSVEGILGMRPDFYGLRIAPSIPAEWDGFVIEKDFRGKYLHIEVKNPNHVETGFKSMELNGLALRDNYIKEEWLTSENRIVLYMS from the coding sequence ATGCAGTTTGGTTATTTTGACAATGAGAATCGGGAGTATGTAATTACAAATCCAAAGACACCGGCACCTTGGGCGAACTACTTAGGCTCCCCGGAATATGGTGCCTTGATTTCAAACAATGCAGGTGGTTACAGTTTTGCAAAGTCTGGTGCGAATGGCAGAATCCTGCGCTATGTATTCAATAATTTCGATCAGCCGGGACGTTACATTTATATTCGTGATAATGAGAGCAAAGATTACTGGTCTGCATCCTGGCAGCCGGTAGGGAAAAGCCTGGATGTGTATAAGAGCGAGTGTCATCATGGCATTTCGTATACGAAGATTATGGCAGATTACAGTGATATTCACACAGAGGCATTGTATTATGTACCATTGAATAAGACATATGAAGTATGGAATCTGAAGGTAACTAACAATGGTTCTGTAAAGAGAAATCTCACCTTGACCGGTTATGCAGAATTTACAAACAACAGCAATTATGAGCAGGATCAGGTGAATCTGCAGTATTCATTATTTATTTCCAGAACAAGCTTTGTGGAAAATCGGATCCGCCAGACAGTGCATGGGAATCTGGATGTGCTCGGAGCTGGTGAGACTGTAGATGATAAGCGTCCGACAGACCGGATCTTCGGACTTGCCGGAGCAGATGTTTCTTCCTATTGTGGAGATAAGGAAGTATTTATTGGAAGATGTAATGGCTATGGCAATCCGGATGGCGTGGTAAACGGAGATCTTGGAAATGCTTTAAGCTATAATGAAAATTCTTGTGGCGCACTTTCTACTGTTGTTGAGCTTATGCCGGGTGAGACAAAGAATATTGCGTTTATCCTTGGATTAAAGGAAAATGATGAGGCAGAAGCTATCATGAACAGCTATACGGATCCAGCGGATGTCTGTGAGAAGGAACTGGCTGAGTTAAAGACTTACTGGGGTGAGAAATTCTCACATTTCCAGGTACAGACACCAAGCAAGGAATTTGATTCAATGATCAACACCTGGCATGCCTATAATTGTTTCATGACATTTATCTGGTCGAGAGCCGCATCATTCATCTATTGTGGACTTCGTAATGGATACGGATATCGTGACACGGTACAGGATATTCAGGGAATTATTCATCTGGCACCGGAGATGGCTGTGGACAAAATTCGATTTATGCTTTCTGCACAGGTTGATAATGGAGGTGGACTTCCACTTGTAAAGTTCACACATAATGCCGGACATGAGGACACACCGGACGATGCTTCTTATGTGAAAGAGACAGGACATCCGGCATATCGAGCAGATGATGCATTGTGGCTGTTCCCAACGATTTACAAATATGTGACTGAAACCGGAAATCTGGCATTTATGGATGAAGTGATTCCTTATGCAAATAAAGATGAAGGAACGGTTTATGATCATCTGAAACGTGCGATTGATTTCTCTATGAAACATCTTGGAAGACATGGGATGCCGGCAGGACTCTATGCAGACTGGAATGACTGCCTGCGGCTTGGAAAGGATGGAGAGTCATCCTTTGTTGCATTGCAGTTTTATTATGCAATGACGATTCTTCGTAAATTCGCTGAGTATAAAAATGATTCTGAGTACATTTCTTATCTGGATAAGAGCCAGAAAGATCTCTGGAATGTGATTCAGGATCTCTGTTGGAATGAAGACCGATTTATCAGGGGCTTTACAGAAAAAGGAGAAGTGATCGGTCAAAGGACAGATCCGGAGGCAAATATGTGGCTGAATCCACAGAGCTGGGCGGTTATCAGTGGATTTGCCTCTAAGGAACAGGCTGAAACTGCGATGGAGAATGTGCATAAACAGTTAAATACAGCATTTGGTGCCGTGCTTATGGATCCGCCATATCATGCGCATGCATTTGATGGCGCTCTGGCGGTTATCTATAATCAGGGTGTAAAGGAAAATGCTGGTATTTTCTCTCAGTCTCAGGGGTGGTTGATTCTGGCCGAAGCATTACTTGGACATGGAAACCGTGCGTTTGAGTATTATATGGAGAATTCACCGGCAGCACAGAACGATAAAGCAGAAGTAAGAAAGCTTGAACCTTATTGCTATGGTCAATTTACAGAAGGTAAGGCAAGTCCTCATTTTGGACGTTCACATGTGCACTGGCTGACAGGAACTGCATCTACTGTCATGGTTGGAAGTGTGGAAGGTATTCTTGGTATGAGACCTGATTTCTATGGACTTCGGATTGCACCATCAATTCCTGCCGAGTGGGATGGATTTGTTATCGAGAAAGATTTCCGTGGAAAATATTTACACATTGAAGTAAAAAATCCAAACCATGTAGAAACAGGATTTAAAAGTATGGAACTAAATGGTCTGGCTCTTCGAGATAATTACATCAAGGAAGAGTGGCTGACATCAGAAAACCGGATAGTCTTATATATGTCATAG
- a CDS encoding GmrSD restriction endonuclease domain-containing protein: MQGEKFTLMQYNISAILGFIEAGDFVIPEIQRPFVWKRAQVRDLIDSLYNGYPTGYIITWKNPDVHTKDGSVANGKRVLIDGQQRITALMAAVSGLEVLDEDFNKDRIKIAFNPLAKDSDKMFAVQDASHLKDKKWIPDIAEVFKNEFDPFDFAIKYCENNSDVKPNEINNAIMSLKGIANRQIGVIELDHTLDIDEVTEIFIRINSKGTALSQSDFVMSKMASDTIHGGNTLRKVVDYFCHLAVKPDFYPQMIKDEEFEKTEYAAKIKWLARDNEDIYDPDYGDMLRVSFMYSFDRAKLADLVSLLSGRDFVTREFKDDIVEDSYYKLGEGIKVFINEYNFNQFVIAIKGAGYKSSKQLNSQMTLDFAYMLYLKLLKDTTIPRDQIKHHVQKWFVLSTLTGRYITSPESVMSRDIRLINEKGFINFFNEVEASVLSDTFWNITLPQNLETTSTNSPAFNTFLAAQVNLNCNSLFMHGTMISDLINISGDVHHIFPKAYLKKNGVDSKGRYNQVANFTYLDTQVNKAVKDDAPNIYFGKVIEQCENNSIAFGNIADRDSLMRNLDENAIPQDVIGMTVDDYDAFLVERRKLMAKLVEKYYKGL; this comes from the coding sequence ATGCAGGGTGAGAAATTTACATTAATGCAGTATAATATTAGTGCAATACTCGGTTTTATAGAAGCGGGAGATTTTGTTATACCAGAGATTCAAAGACCTTTTGTATGGAAGAGAGCACAGGTAAGGGATTTGATTGATTCACTTTATAATGGATATCCTACAGGATATATTATTACGTGGAAAAATCCGGATGTTCATACAAAGGATGGTTCAGTGGCAAATGGTAAACGTGTACTTATTGATGGGCAGCAAAGAATTACTGCTCTTATGGCGGCTGTTTCAGGACTTGAGGTGTTGGATGAAGATTTTAATAAAGATAGAATAAAAATTGCTTTCAATCCGCTTGCGAAGGATTCGGACAAGATGTTTGCAGTTCAAGATGCTTCACACCTCAAGGATAAGAAGTGGATTCCTGATATAGCAGAAGTATTTAAGAATGAGTTTGATCCATTTGATTTTGCAATTAAATATTGTGAGAATAATTCAGATGTGAAACCAAACGAAATAAATAATGCAATTATGAGTTTGAAGGGAATTGCAAATCGACAGATTGGAGTTATCGAACTGGATCATACATTGGATATTGATGAGGTAACCGAGATATTTATTCGAATCAACTCAAAGGGAACTGCGTTGAGTCAATCTGATTTTGTTATGTCAAAGATGGCATCTGATACAATACATGGTGGAAATACTTTACGAAAAGTGGTGGATTACTTCTGTCATTTAGCTGTGAAGCCGGATTTTTATCCACAAATGATAAAAGATGAAGAATTTGAAAAGACAGAATATGCTGCAAAGATAAAATGGCTGGCAAGAGATAATGAAGATATCTATGATCCAGATTATGGAGATATGTTACGTGTTTCATTTATGTATAGTTTTGATAGAGCAAAATTGGCAGATTTGGTAAGCTTGCTTTCTGGAAGAGATTTTGTAACACGTGAGTTTAAAGATGATATTGTGGAAGATTCCTATTATAAACTGGGCGAAGGAATAAAAGTGTTTATAAACGAATATAACTTCAATCAGTTTGTGATTGCAATCAAAGGGGCGGGGTATAAGTCCAGTAAGCAGCTTAATTCGCAAATGACCCTTGATTTTGCATATATGTTATATCTGAAATTATTGAAAGATACTACGATTCCGCGCGATCAGATAAAGCATCATGTACAGAAATGGTTTGTGTTGTCAACATTAACAGGAAGGTATATAACTTCACCAGAATCTGTTATGAGTAGAGATATTAGGCTTATAAATGAAAAAGGTTTTATAAACTTTTTTAACGAGGTGGAGGCTTCTGTTTTATCAGACACATTTTGGAATATTACATTACCGCAGAATTTGGAGACGACATCGACAAATAGCCCGGCATTTAATACATTTCTTGCAGCACAGGTGAATCTGAATTGTAATTCGCTATTTATGCATGGAACAATGATTTCAGATCTTATTAATATATCAGGGGATGTGCACCATATCTTCCCTAAAGCATATCTGAAGAAGAATGGTGTAGATTCCAAAGGAAGATATAATCAGGTTGCGAATTTCACTTATCTTGATACACAGGTTAATAAGGCAGTTAAGGATGATGCTCCTAATATATATTTTGGAAAAGTAATTGAACAATGTGAAAATAATTCTATAGCATTTGGTAATATAGCGGATAGAGACAGTTTGATGAGAAATCTTGACGAAAACGCTATTCCACAAGATGTTATAGGGATGACAGTTGATGATTATGATGCTTTCTTGGTTGAAAGAAGAAAACTGATGGCAAAACTGGTGGAAAAGTATTATAAGGGGTTGTAG
- a CDS encoding DUF4238 domain-containing protein: MSKKSDITKKQHYIPQVYLRGFSPEYHKGDIRLSKEYTIYFWDKGQNHIMKPVPIKSICYSEYLYEVTGNDGEIVCSNYLEKFFSIMERMFSEYRDILERKAFLKDNLKTKCFLSNKEKSFWATYIVIQILRMPLTLKLAEKVGFETWGDKINVKQAKNIARLFCLPFFYEIKNDSKELQVFNALIDPIKKMSFGIGVDKQAKIVTSDKPVFIHSKKYPCIEYGKIIFPITSELCLFLFGEEHKKHVPKNFLFNINENNREEILKSMVASSQKKIYANHLPDKREMRFIKDVLIKNRANTLD; the protein is encoded by the coding sequence ATGTCAAAGAAAAGTGATATTACAAAGAAACAACATTATATTCCACAGGTATATTTGAGAGGGTTTTCACCAGAATACCATAAGGGAGACATACGATTATCAAAAGAGTATACAATTTATTTTTGGGATAAAGGACAAAATCATATTATGAAGCCAGTTCCAATTAAATCTATTTGTTATAGTGAGTATTTGTATGAAGTTACAGGAAATGATGGAGAAATTGTATGTTCAAATTATTTGGAAAAATTTTTCTCTATAATGGAAAGAATGTTTAGTGAATATAGAGATATACTTGAGAGAAAAGCTTTTTTAAAAGATAATTTAAAAACAAAATGTTTTCTCTCAAATAAAGAAAAAAGTTTTTGGGCAACATATATTGTAATTCAGATATTGAGGATGCCGCTGACTTTGAAATTGGCTGAAAAAGTTGGATTTGAAACATGGGGAGATAAAATTAATGTTAAACAGGCAAAAAATATAGCAAGGCTGTTTTGTTTACCTTTTTTTTATGAAATCAAAAATGATAGCAAAGAGTTGCAAGTATTTAATGCTTTGATAGACCCAATAAAAAAGATGTCGTTTGGTATTGGCGTTGATAAGCAGGCGAAAATAGTAACTTCTGACAAACCAGTATTTATACATTCAAAGAAGTATCCTTGTATTGAATATGGAAAAATAATTTTCCCAATTACTTCAGAGCTGTGTTTGTTTTTATTTGGGGAAGAACATAAGAAACATGTTCCTAAAAATTTTTTGTTTAATATTAATGAGAATAATCGAGAAGAAATATTAAAATCAATGGTAGCATCTTCACAAAAGAAAATATATGCAAACCATTTACCTGATAAGAGAGAAATGAGATTTATTAAGGATGTCTTGATAAAAAATAGAGCAAATACATTAGATTAA
- a CDS encoding pyridoxamine 5'-phosphate oxidase family protein, translating to MEQVAKFLKEADTYYLATVEGDQPRVRPFGTAHIFEGKLYIQTGKSKAVSKQIHANPKVEICAFKGGEWLRVAGELVEDDRREARQSMLDAYPSLQKMYSADDGNTEVFYFKNATATFSSFTQEPKVVKF from the coding sequence ATGGAACAGGTAGCAAAATTTTTGAAGGAAGCAGATACATATTATCTGGCAACGGTCGAGGGTGACCAGCCGAGAGTACGACCATTTGGCACGGCTCATATTTTTGAAGGAAAGCTCTATATCCAGACAGGCAAGTCGAAGGCAGTTTCGAAGCAGATTCATGCGAATCCGAAGGTAGAGATTTGTGCATTTAAGGGCGGAGAATGGCTGCGTGTCGCAGGCGAACTTGTTGAGGATGACCGCAGAGAGGCGAGACAGTCGATGCTCGACGCATATCCATCCCTGCAGAAGATGTACTCTGCGGATGATGGCAACACAGAAGTATTTTATTTCAAGAACGCGACAGCTACATTTTCTTCATTTACACAGGAACCGAAGGTTGTGAAGTTCTAG